The following proteins come from a genomic window of Candidatus Goldiibacteriota bacterium:
- a CDS encoding transposase, whose protein sequence is MKEKPHRLRASCYTGCSAVAFTLCCENKECYFNDEKLIFECLNILKNGIDSYNVINWGYVFMPDHMHMILQGRETNANLLKLLNMFKQKTSYKIKNTINSSFSWQKSYYDHILRSEKELSKHIRYIAENPVRKGLIDDWKKYKYFGSLSFKE, encoded by the coding sequence ATGAAAGAAAAACCGCACAGGCTGCGCGCATCCTGTTATACCGGATGTAGTGCCGTGGCTTTCACGTTATGCTGTGAAAATAAAGAATGTTATTTTAATGACGAGAAATTAATCTTTGAATGCCTGAATATTCTAAAAAACGGGATTGATAGTTATAACGTAATCAATTGGGGATATGTATTTATGCCGGATCATATGCATATGATTCTTCAGGGCAGGGAAACAAACGCGAATCTTTTAAAACTGTTAAATATGTTTAAACAAAAAACGTCTTATAAAATCAAAAATACCATTAATTCATCATTCTCCTGGCAGAAGAGTTACTATGATCATATATTACGTTCAGAGAAGGAGTTAAGCAAACACATTAGATACATCGCAGAAAATCCTGTAAGAAAAGGTCTGATAGACGACTGGAAAAAGTATAAATATTTTGGTTCGTTAAGTTTTAAAGAATAA